From a single Vitis vinifera cultivar Pinot Noir 40024 chromosome 18, ASM3070453v1 genomic region:
- the LOC100261990 gene encoding disease resistance protein RPV1 isoform X1, giving the protein MPNLEELYLAFCERLKKFPEIRGNMGSLRILYLGQSGIKEIPSSIEYLPALEFLTLWGCRNFDKFQDNFGNLRHRRFIQAKKADIQELPNSFGYLESPQNLCLDDCSNLENFPEIHVMKRLEILWLNNTAIKELPNAFGCLEALQFLYLSGCSNFEEFPEIQNMGSLRFLRLNETAIKELPCSIGHLTKLRDLNLENCKNLRSLPNSICGLKSLEVLNINGCSNLVAFPEIMEDMKHLGELLLSKTPITELPPSIEHLKGLRRLVLNNCENLVTLPNSIGNLTHLRSLCVRNCSKLHNLPDNLRSLQCCLRRLDLAGCNLMKGAIPSDLWCLSSLRFLDVSESPIPCIPTNIIQLSNLRTLRMNHCQMLEEIPELPSRLEVLEAPGCPHVGTLSTPSSPLWSSLLNLFKSRTQYCECEIDSNYMIWYFHVPKVVIPGSGGIPEWISHQSMGRQAIIELPKNRYEDNNFLGFAVFFRHLPLDFYSHEVGRFLQFELRISHDDQSERVIKIMSCFQFETCCSSSLSSEGSTSDPPLCVAYLPKFAIPSEHRYAKRRARIEVVEVEICGIHLIYSKNYHQQNQSHGPEAMRIHIRKDQDISCDFQASPYRFDWPKGTYSLFFISWRFKYLIQLVKNKYLD; this is encoded by the exons ATGCCGAATCTTGAGGAGCTCTACCTCGCCTTTTGTGAAAGGTTGAAGAAATTTCCTGAGATCCGTGGAAATATGGGAAGTTTAAGGATACTTTATTTAGGTCAGAGTGGAATTAAGGAAATACCAAGCAGTATTGAGTACTTGCCAGCTCTTGAATTTCTTACACTTTGGGGATGCAGAAATTTTGACAAATTTCAGGATAATTTTGGGAATTTGAGACATCGAAGGTTCATCCAAGCAAAGAAGGCTGATATTCAAGAACTTCCAAACAGCTTTGGATATTTGGAATCTCCTCAAAATCTTTGCCTCGATGATTGCTCAAACTTGGAGAACTTTCCAGAGATCCATGTTATGAAACGTTTAGAGATTCTTTGGTTAAATAATACTGCCATCAAGGAACTTCCAAACGCGTTTGGGTGCTTGGAGGCTCTCCAATTTCTTTACCTAAGTGGTTGCTCAAATTTTGAGGAGTTTCCTGAGATCCAAAATATGGGAAGTCTAAGGTTTCTTCGGCTAAACGAGACTGCTATTAAAGAATTACCATGCTCAATAGGTCATCTCACCAAACTTCGTGATTTAAATCTAGAAAATTGCAAAAATTTGAGGAGTCTTCCTAATAGCATTTGTGGGTTGAAATCACTTGAAGTCCTCAATATCAATGGCTGTTCAAATCTGGTGGCTTTTCCAGAAATCATGGAGGATATGAAACACTTAGGAGAACTTCTTTTAAGTAAAACGCCTATAACAGAGCTGCCACCATCAATTGAACATCTAAAAGGTCTTAGACGCTTGGTATTGAACAATTGTGAGAACCTTGTGACTCTTCCAAATAGCATTGGTAATTTGACACATCTTCGTAGTCTTTGTGTTCGTAACTGTTCGAAGCTCCACAATTTGCCCGACAATTTGAGAAGCTTGCAATGTTGCTTAAGAAGACTGGATCTGGCTGGTTGCAATCTGATGAAAGGAGCAATTCCTAGTGATTTATGGTGCCTATCCTCACTGAGATTTTTAGATGTGAGCGAAAGCCCTATTCCTTGCATACCTACTAACATAATCCAACTCTCTAACCTGAGAACGCTTAGGATGAATCACTGCCAGATGCTTGAAGAAATTCCAGAGCTTCCATCAAGGCTAGAAGTCTTAGAAGCACCAGGTTGTCCACATGTGGGAACTTTATCAACTCCTTCGAGCCCACTCTGGTCTTCTCTCCTCAACCTCTTCAAATCACGTACTCAG TATTGTGAATGCGAAATAGACTCAAACTACATGATATGGTACTTCCATGTACCTAAAGTTGTTATTCCAGGAAGTGGTGGAATACCAGAGTGGATAAGTCATCAGAGTATGGGACGCCAAGCAATAATAGAGCTCCCAAAGAATCGGTATGAAGATAACAATTTCTTGGGATTTGCTGTTTTCTTCCGTCATCTTCCACTTGATTTTTACTCGCATGAAGTTGGTCGCTTTCTACAATTTGAATTGAGGATATCCCATGATGATCAATCGGAACGGGTAATTAAAATAATGAGTTGTTTCCAGTTTGAAACATGCTGTAGTAGTAGTTTATCATCTGAGGGTAGCACATCGGATCCACCATTGTGCGTGGCCTATCTCCCTAAGTTTGCCATTCCAAGTGAGCATCGATACGCTAAGCGTAGAGCACGTATCGAAGTCGTTGAAGTGGAAATTTGTGGGATACATCTTATATACTCCAAAAATTATCACCAACAGAATCAGAGCCATGGGCCTGAAGCCATGAGGATCCACATCAGAAAAGATCAAGACATCTCCTGTGATTTCCAAGCTTCTCCCTACAGGTTCGATTGGCCGAAAGGTACgtattctctcttttttatttcctggaggttcaaatatttaatacaattagtgaaaaacaaatatctagaCTAG
- the LOC100261990 gene encoding disease resistance protein RPV1 isoform X2 produces the protein MPNLEELYLAFCERLKKFPEIRGNMGSLRILYLGQSGIKEIPSSIEYLPALEFLTLWGCRNFDKFQDNFGNLRHRRFIQAKKADIQELPNSFGYLESPQNLCLDDCSNLENFPEIHVMKRLEILWLNNTAIKELPNAFGCLEALQFLYLSGCSNFEEFPEIQNMGSLRFLRLNETAIKELPCSIGHLTKLRDLNLENCKNLRSLPNSICGLKSLEVLNINGCSNLVAFPEIMEDMKHLGELLLSKTPITELPPSIEHLKGLRRLVLNNCENLVTLPNSIGNLTHLRSLCVRNCSKLHNLPDNLRSLQCCLRRLDLAGCNLMKGAIPSDLWCLSSLRFLDVSESPIPCIPTNIIQLSNLRTLRMNHCQMLEEIPELPSRLEVLEAPGCPHVGTLSTPSSPLWSSLLNLFKSRTQYCECEIDSNYMIWYFHVPKVVIPGSGGIPEWISHQSMGRQAIIELPKNRYEDNNFLGFAVFFRHLPLDFYSHEVGRFLQFELRISHDDQSERVIKIMSCFQFETCCSSSLSSEGSTSDPPLCVAYLPKFAIPSEHRYAKRRARIEVVEVEICGIHLIYSKNYHQQNQSHGPEAMRIHIRKDQDISCDFQASPYRFDWPKEFTIVLQETHEWW, from the exons ATGCCGAATCTTGAGGAGCTCTACCTCGCCTTTTGTGAAAGGTTGAAGAAATTTCCTGAGATCCGTGGAAATATGGGAAGTTTAAGGATACTTTATTTAGGTCAGAGTGGAATTAAGGAAATACCAAGCAGTATTGAGTACTTGCCAGCTCTTGAATTTCTTACACTTTGGGGATGCAGAAATTTTGACAAATTTCAGGATAATTTTGGGAATTTGAGACATCGAAGGTTCATCCAAGCAAAGAAGGCTGATATTCAAGAACTTCCAAACAGCTTTGGATATTTGGAATCTCCTCAAAATCTTTGCCTCGATGATTGCTCAAACTTGGAGAACTTTCCAGAGATCCATGTTATGAAACGTTTAGAGATTCTTTGGTTAAATAATACTGCCATCAAGGAACTTCCAAACGCGTTTGGGTGCTTGGAGGCTCTCCAATTTCTTTACCTAAGTGGTTGCTCAAATTTTGAGGAGTTTCCTGAGATCCAAAATATGGGAAGTCTAAGGTTTCTTCGGCTAAACGAGACTGCTATTAAAGAATTACCATGCTCAATAGGTCATCTCACCAAACTTCGTGATTTAAATCTAGAAAATTGCAAAAATTTGAGGAGTCTTCCTAATAGCATTTGTGGGTTGAAATCACTTGAAGTCCTCAATATCAATGGCTGTTCAAATCTGGTGGCTTTTCCAGAAATCATGGAGGATATGAAACACTTAGGAGAACTTCTTTTAAGTAAAACGCCTATAACAGAGCTGCCACCATCAATTGAACATCTAAAAGGTCTTAGACGCTTGGTATTGAACAATTGTGAGAACCTTGTGACTCTTCCAAATAGCATTGGTAATTTGACACATCTTCGTAGTCTTTGTGTTCGTAACTGTTCGAAGCTCCACAATTTGCCCGACAATTTGAGAAGCTTGCAATGTTGCTTAAGAAGACTGGATCTGGCTGGTTGCAATCTGATGAAAGGAGCAATTCCTAGTGATTTATGGTGCCTATCCTCACTGAGATTTTTAGATGTGAGCGAAAGCCCTATTCCTTGCATACCTACTAACATAATCCAACTCTCTAACCTGAGAACGCTTAGGATGAATCACTGCCAGATGCTTGAAGAAATTCCAGAGCTTCCATCAAGGCTAGAAGTCTTAGAAGCACCAGGTTGTCCACATGTGGGAACTTTATCAACTCCTTCGAGCCCACTCTGGTCTTCTCTCCTCAACCTCTTCAAATCACGTACTCAG TATTGTGAATGCGAAATAGACTCAAACTACATGATATGGTACTTCCATGTACCTAAAGTTGTTATTCCAGGAAGTGGTGGAATACCAGAGTGGATAAGTCATCAGAGTATGGGACGCCAAGCAATAATAGAGCTCCCAAAGAATCGGTATGAAGATAACAATTTCTTGGGATTTGCTGTTTTCTTCCGTCATCTTCCACTTGATTTTTACTCGCATGAAGTTGGTCGCTTTCTACAATTTGAATTGAGGATATCCCATGATGATCAATCGGAACGGGTAATTAAAATAATGAGTTGTTTCCAGTTTGAAACATGCTGTAGTAGTAGTTTATCATCTGAGGGTAGCACATCGGATCCACCATTGTGCGTGGCCTATCTCCCTAAGTTTGCCATTCCAAGTGAGCATCGATACGCTAAGCGTAGAGCACGTATCGAAGTCGTTGAAGTGGAAATTTGTGGGATACATCTTATATACTCCAAAAATTATCACCAACAGAATCAGAGCCATGGGCCTGAAGCCATGAGGATCCACATCAGAAAAGATCAAGACATCTCCTGTGATTTCCAAGCTTCTCCCTACAGGTTCGATTGGCCGAAAG AGTTTACTATTGTTCTTCAAGAAACCCACGAGTGGTGGTGA